tcttgagagtactCCCACAACCTACTCTTGTTCCTCTGTACACTCCTGATTCAAGGGTACCATGGTGAGCCAGTAGTCTCCCTTCTATAGAGTACCAAGACTACCAGTGAATCTAATGTACCAGTAGGAGTCTAGAGTAGGTACTAACAACGACAAAGAACCATTATAACATAGGTAAGCTGTAATAATGTAGAGTATATAATatgtatatttataatttaCGGGACTTTCAAGTGAATGCTTGAGGTTAGAAACAATTTTGTCTAATATGATATACCAGTTGGGACTTTAAAACATAATTTAACTATAGTAACAACTCTCTTTTCTTTATTGTTTCCTTTAGTCCTTGTTTGCGATACTTTTCTTTCTTTACTTCTCTAAGCTTACTCTTTCTGATTTCTTCTGCCTTTTCGTTTTGAACAGCCTTTTTAATTTTGTGTTGCTTTAATAGTTCCAAACGTTTTTTCAAGCGATGCTTACGTATAGTATGTACACGTTGAAGCATAGTTGCAATTGTTTTTTCACGTTCTGATGGATCCATTCTAACTTCTTCTGTGGAGGCCTTTTCAAACACCTTTGGTCTAGCAGAAAATGGAAGTTTTTCAATGATAGGCTTTGGAACTTTAATCTCGTTGAAATGTCTTGCAGGCCTTCTCAAGAGttccttcttttcataAACAGAATCTCTATTGACATCTGCGGGTTTTAGTTcagaaatatttttcacTCTTCTGAAAGAATGATCCACCATTAAATTGAAGAATCGTTTTGTTTCTATAGAGACATATGACTTTAATATTACCAAGTCAGACATTAATATTCTATCTTCAAATGTTGCCCTGAATgatccatttttatcttcagCCTTTTTAATTTGACCTCTTATACCAGATGCTGTCTGTATCTTTGACCCAATGCACTTTATAACTTCCAGTTCTGAATTAAACATTTTCTTTATGAATGCTgtattcttcattatcttgTATGGTTCTCCAAGAAGCTTAAGCTTCTTTActattttaaagttttggtTTGTTCCTATAATTACGCCACTTGCTGATATTCTATAATTCTTAACTCTTTCCCAGTTTCTGATTGCGAGTATACCAAAATTTGGTGGTGCCATTGGTCCATATATATTAGCAAAGCAATGTAGATGTTCAGGTGTGTATTTTAGCATTTTGGTCCTTGTTTGGTTCCTATCTTCCATACAATATATTGGGAGTGACTGGAAGCGCCTCCATCCAACTGAAAACAAAAGAGGATCGTTGGTCTTAAGTATCTTTGGATGCCACCTATGTCTCTTTATTTTTAGTTGTAAAAATCCGCAACCTGTTTCAGATTGTTGCAGCCCTCCTATAATTATAGGATGACTAGCCATGTCAATGTTTTCAATAAAGGACTTTGGAATTCCACTTATACATATTTTTACGAATTGACCTACATTACCCAGATTTTCTAGTTCTAAAGTTTCACTATACATTTTTTTTTCTTCCATCTCCCTTAGTCTATCCATTTTCTCGTTATCTTCATCACCATTATCTGGTagttcattttcattttcatcaatttcATCACTTAGGTTGATAAATTTTGCATTTCTGAGTTCCTGGAGCGATTCAACATCCCAATTTTTCTTCAGGGAATCTTTGAGTACTTTAGAAAAGTCTTTAAAGTGcaaatcttcttccatatcACCGCGATATACCCTATTACTAATATCATCTAAAAGTGTAGATTCCAATGATTCAGATAAATTTTCAGACGATGATACAGACTCTGTATCTGAATCTTCACTGTCGAATGTGTCACTATCTTCCACAGCAAATTCTTCAGCGTTAGCTTCCAGCCCTGGTATTATTTCAATAGGTGCACTTGATTTATTTACTTCAGAGTGTTGTTGTAATTCTCTTACCATCTTTACAGCATCAGAAACACTAGATGGATCCTCATTAGGTAGCTGAGTAAAGTGTTCTTTGGTATTGTAAAGTTGAATATACATTGCATCGTCATCTAAAATTAAGTTGCCAACATCGGAATAAGGGGCATAAATATTTCTGTTTTTATCCTTCAATGTCCTAATTTCTGTATCTATTTCACATGGATCTTGGAAATTTGTGATAGATTCTATTATAAAGTCTCCTGCACCTGGGATGTGGACTCCTTGATTAGTATTTAATTTCCCTCCATAAATATATCCGTagaatatacattttactGTAGAGTCATCTGAGCTAGATTTATCAGATTTGGAATCTAATACTTCGAAACGTAATCCTATTGAGTATGGGTGGGAAAGTCTCCATGAAATAGTTGCAGGTTTTTGCGATATCAGATATCTACATAGCTTGTTCACATCATTCTTTCTATATTTGCCGTATTGTAGATCCTTaaaataaaacattttaGCTCCATCGTATATTTCAGACCAGAAACGTTTTTTAAGAACTTTCTTGGTTTTACGCAAGGTCTTATTATCCTTGAAATTGTCTAAATGAGTACACAAGCCAATAATCCTAGGGAATCCATGTGTTTGCATCATGTTCACGAATTCAAAGGTTTCCATTTCAAATCCATATTCTGCATCAATCATTACGATGGCAATATCCGCAATTTTTGAGCAATCTATCATATCTATCATTGAGTTTCCACACTCTACAATCGTTAACCTGCGATTTTTAGATGATACAAATGTAATCGGTCCATTTATACTTGAAATATTGCGTTTGGCAAACTGCTTAACGAGCGACGTTATCAAGGTACTTTTTCCTACACCCTTTGGACCTTGTACCACGACAACCAGCGGAGGTGGAACCTGTGCATCTTTATGTATCTTTGGTTTGTGTAAACGCTTCTCTAAAACTTCACTAGCGTGCTGAACGCGTCTATGTACAGACCTTCTACCTCCGCTAAATGTGAATGCCTTGCTATTGTGACCAACAGGCTTTTCTGCTTCCTTCTTTGTTTTTTTAGAGCCTTTAGTGGCGTTCCTATGTTTTGGAGACTTCTTATTATGTTTCTTTTTTACTACATTACTCACTAGACTGTCCATTTCTACAAAGTATGAATATGAGACTACAGGGATTGTacattatacaaaataaGGGTCAatcattatattttacaagaaaaaTAAGAGTTACGACGGTTAGGCACCTATAGAAGAATCCCATACCCActacatttattcttgCACTTTATAAACAAGTTTCAGATGTTATATCACCCATATTTTTGCCATATATTCACATTTTGACATTTTCCCCTTGTTTTAGTATCAGAATCGCGCCTTATGCTGACGTTATCCTCTGAGCTGCAACTAGAAGATTGGCGTTTGTATCCGTAGGCAGATGTATTTACTAAGGAGACACTAGTAGGGCTATACAAATGTCAATTAATGGATTATGAGCTCCGTATACCGCAGGTGTAGATAAATGGCGATTTAGACTGCGAACTAGATGATCGTGGGAGTTTAATCTCTGATATACTGACGTGATACGAATATCAAAGTTATCTATACATGGTGCAGTGATAGTATAACCATTAGGTTCATGTATATCTCCTGTACAATAGTGGAAGATAcaaatgaagaagatagaACTCAGCAAACATTCAATATAGAGAACCAAATGATCAATTTTCCTCTTTAGACCATTGATAACATCATGTTTTCTCGATATAACatacaaatttttatcTGTTTCGCAAGATCTGGGATTCCCTTATTTTTAGCCTTATTTATATAATTTCTTGTACTTGGTCCTACACTAATCAGCCATCGAGGATCACATTAATATGAATTAAAGAGTCTAACTACTGCCAAAATATACGTGAATGCCTAGTTTTTACTGGGTCTTCCTGCTCTATTGTATCAGACCCTCCAATATAAGCTCTTGAGACAATTCTATTAGCATACTAGTATTTATAATGTACCACCAATTCCTAGTGAGAGTTGAGTGAAATCTAATTCACCAACAAACACAACATTATACATTATCTATAAAACATTTCAAGGACTGCTCTGTTCATGCCTTCATAATCTATTTAAATGAAATCAATAGGTAAATAGAATGGGTGAAGGATCCGTATAGGTTGTAGACAATTATGTAACGAAAGATTAGATTACATAACTTAACAAAGACTTGCATGTCTAAGAAGGAACATAAATGAAGCTATAAATATCACTAATGCACGGTAACACTATGGAAAGGGGAATGTCAGATATTTTATAGTCATTTCATTCATTTCTTTGACTCATGTTTTTTTTTTCAGCATCCCACAATCATTCAGACAAGAATTACCTGCTCCCACAACTCCGACCACAGGAAGTAATGACCATTTTCTCTAGTTATTCAAACAAAAGCAATGTATACAGATATATGGTACACATGATAAGAATAAAGGAGCTTTATGTTGGATACAGTCACAACACCTACAAAGGTGTTGACCAAGAATATTCTGGAAACCAACTTATTATACCTTAGAGGGAATAAAGAATGACAAATGACTACGGGAATGATCTAAAAGTAGCTCTTTGAAGACTAATTCCCGAAATGTGTGCTAGTACGTTTGAGGAATTACAACAAACCGCATTCATTCAAGATAAAATAGATGTGTTCTCTACTTTACCCAGAGAATatgcaaaaatttgcaaatatacCTTTTggatagagattcttcGTTTGGAAGAACACCAATGCAAATGCAGACACCTTTCATCTCACACATCTGAGAGTAATTCTCCACATTTTCAAAACGCAGAGCAATATAAAAATGACTTGAAGCATTCCCGTGGATATTTGCCAGTAGTATACAGGGAGATTCTAGCCACCCCATTAATGTTGTATTTAAGAAGTTTATTCTTTGCAATTCCTCGCATAAAAATGAAGTTTATCGCAGTGCTATGTTCATTTTGGTTGGCTGTCAGCTGCAATGCTGCTGATCAGTGGGTTACACTAGATTTCACAAACCCGGATGCTTCTCGAATACAGATAGTTGAGAGAGTATCGTATGGTGTAACAAGCAAAGATTTCGTTCCAAATTCGGGGTTCCGTGTAGAAAAGGTAACTTCTGGTAATGTCACATTATGGGATGGTAAGAAGGAGGAGTGGTGTGCTTCTACTCATTACCATAACAGGGATGAGGTCCATCTACTTCACTTGGAAACTAAGGACGGAACTTTTGATGAGAGTGTatgctttgagaagaattCTGATGGATCATGGAAGAAGATCGATAAAATGGTCTTCCAGAATAAGCTAAAACAGATAAGCCACGGTTCAGCAACTGCTTACGATATGCATGATGTCAAAGCACAGGAGAGAAAGGCGCGGGAACGGGCTACAAAGTAGGCTTATCAGTAATAATGAGGATAAATGTTTGTACTACACACTATACCAGTGGCATGCAGCCGCTGTAAAACATCATCCGAGGATCAATTTGAAAACTCTGAGAATCATAACCACGCACGAAATGATACAGAATTTCTAAAACTATTCACGGATTTCCACATAAAGCAATGTAGTTGTCGGAAATGACATTTGACTTAAAATGGCAGTGACCTTTTGTCTGCAAAATTTGCGACAATAAATTTACACAACACACCGTCTACACGATAATGATATTCATGTGTTTCGTAGAAAAACGGTCAGCTGAGCGTATACTATTATGTCTATGGACGATAGGAAGTCAGATCCCAAGTCTTTGAGCCATCACTTTCTGTTCGCGGAAACGTCAACGCATCTGCAAAATAGAACCGTGTAGACCAGAAATGCTCATACTATGCCATGTAAAAGTTATGGTACAAGTTACGATGTTAGGAAGCTAGTCCGGTATAATTCAGTCAAGATCTCTATCTACGACCTCTCTGAGATCTCTCATGAGCTTATCATGAAGATATTCATGGCCATGGCTGTGGTATTGTCTGTGATCTTCGTGGTCCTGATCATCATAGATGATCTGTCGCAAATGTTTCGTATGTGCGCTCTCTTCATGCTTGTGATCTCCGTGATGTTCGTGTTCATGGTAGTTATGATGATCAtgcttcttcttttcgTGCTGTTTCTTCTGTTTTTTACTATACTTGTTGCTATTACTCTTCCTTTGGTTCTTTCCTTTGTCTTTCCCGAACCAACGAGTGGATTGGGCCTCATTGGAGAGCGTTAGCGCATCTCCAAGAGCCAGAAACACAAAAACTAGTAAAATCGCAAGAGGCCTCATTACGAATACACTCTTACGTACTAAAAGGGGATACACATTTGTCTATACACACTCGGCACCCAACAGCACACACCTACCTTCTAGACACCCTTGCTATAACTAGGGATATAAAGAAATAAATGAATAACTTTACACCTATACTACAGGTGGTGGAGTGTTCAAAACACTTGCAAGATCTGGAATCGGAAGGGACAACAAATTCATGTCCACTTCGTTAGAGTGTGCACTATCTTCCAGTTCTTGACCATTGTACACGATTGGAGTACTGAGGAGCTTTATTGCATCCTTATCAAACTCAGCACTGGAAAGAGCATCGTGTGGGATCGACTGGAACAAAAGTCCAGAGATATCCAAACTTGAAGAATCCTTGTCCAGGTATGCATCACTGGACAATTCAGCAATATCATCTTGCGAATTGTGTTGCGTGTAAATAGACGCAAGAGATTCGAGTGATCCAGATTTCTGATCGGGGCTTTTCGAGAAACTTCCAGAATAATCAGAGCGGTTGTCAGGATCACTTTCACCTGTCTGTTCGTATCTTGACTTAAATCTTCTTGATAGCCTCTTGAGATCCGGAGAGGGGTATTCTATATCAGGATGTGCGGTCTTTATTCTTTTGAGATAAGTACTCTTTACACGTTCCATCATGAGTTCTTGTCGTATTCTCTCCAATTGTATGTTATTTGAAGGCTCTGCTTCCTTTTTCTTGGACCCAAAGTAAGTTGAGGGCGTACTTGTCAATTCGAGTGGTAGATAAGTATCCTCAGCTTTTGCGGATTGTTCTTGTGTGTCTGACTGATCCGCAATGTTGTTTACAGGGGTCTCTGCTGTCTTGGGGTAGTATATTGGAATGTTTAGTAAATTCCCACTGGCAACCTTTAGAGGATCACAGTGTCTGTAACGTTTTGAATTTTCTTCATGTTGCTTCGCAAAACTGTATACAGCGTTTAGCACATCGTCCTGTTCCATTATTACATTTGCCCTTGGATCATCAATAACATCAACGTTTTTATTCAGGGCATGTCTTGATCTCTTACGTTTACCCCGTCTAGTAACCATAAATTCCTGTGTATCCTGTGAAACGTCCTCTTTATCGTTTTCCTGTGCATAAAGAGGAAGTTCCGGAATTTGAGAGGCCAGCTTCGGGAACATGGCAAAGAGTTGTGATCTAGATGTATCCAAATTGGGATCAACATCATCAACTGAATCAATGGTGGATGTGTCTGGGTCTATACTTGGCCACGTCGTCTTGTACGCAAATCCAAGTGTGATTGTTCCATCATCTTTCCCATATCCAGATACATCAGCATGTGGTCTTGGAATATCCACAGGAGGAGCATCCTGGTTTGCTGTATTGTCATCTGTTGTTGCATCTATTGAAATTGGAGGAGGAACAACGTGAGTACCATCACTAGAGAACCTGGGGTTATCCAGAAACAGAGAGCTATGTGGCAACTCTGTAGCTAGTAACGTAAACAAATTTACGGAATACAAAACCAATCTATCCTTTAATGGATGCTTGCTCGTTTCTGGTACCTTGTTAAGCAAGAGCTTTACAAGTTCGGCATCTTCATCTACAATTGTCAGGCCAGTTGTAACAGGTGCAGAAACCTGCCTAGAAACTCGCTTTTGTGATCTTGAAGTATCTTCATAACTGTAGTCCAAAAGAGCAGATGTTTTGATATGCCTGCCAGAATAGGAGCTTTTGGATGATCCTACAGATCTAGATCTTGTATCCATATTTCTAGTTCTCATATTTCTTGTGTAGTAGCCAGACTCTGATACAGTTCTGGACTCCTTTTTCTTATTTCTTTGGCCACGCTTTAGCCTCGGTTCATCTTCCAAGTCCTTGATATGCAAACTCCCATCTTGCTTAACGGCTTGAGGAAGAACTAAACCAGATACTTGCAGGTCAAGTGTATTGTGAATACCCGGAGCAAGAGGAACGGCTGGATTCAATGGGTCGACCGGAAGAAGATCCTGGGTTGtattttctggatattTTTCTTCTGGGACATCGCAAGAGTTGAAAATCGGATCCCAGACATTGAGAGCACATACCCAAGTGTCCGGAAGTTTGTTTGTATCAACGTTAAATGGAAGCCTTCGCCACTTTTTGCAATTTTCACATTGAGCCCAATTCTCAACCATTGTAGTTATAGGAACCTCCACAGGAACCTTTTGCTGCTTCGCCACTTGGGCCTTgctctttttctttttagATTTTACCAATGGTTTTATATAGTCACTATCAATCTCCATGGAAAGTTTTTGGTTAAGACCCCCGTAAATGTCCATGGTAACATCCTGCTGATGACCTCCTTTTACAGGTGGTACATAGTCCCCGTCAGAAAGGTCATTTGGTTGTTCCAATCCATCACTATTAGAGtcatttccatcttctATCGACAAATCACCACTGTATGGAAGCTCGAATTTTTTAATGAGACTATTTAAGTCAGTCGGTATATCAAATGACTCATTTGGACCAAGCTCAATTGGAATATTGAGATTGTTAATAATTTCGAGAGTGCTAATTTGTTCATCGTCGTAGCTTCCAACCTCCTCCTTGAGGCTTGCGCCTAGACCAGAGGAATCGTGTCCAGCATTCATACTGCAACAGCACTATAATGTCTAAAAATAGAACTAGAAAGTTGCTATTCAGAAGCAATAAACACCAGTACGTGTGGGTTTTATTTTCCGAAGAAATCAAGCTGACATCATGTGCTCTCTTTTTTATACACGTCAAAACCCTGCGTTAAAACGATATCTTGTAAACTTATGCACAGTTAAGTTCAAAAGAGTAGCAAATATTCTATAGAAGCACAGTTCTAGTACGGGAATTgttattttaaatacttATTATACATAGTCAAGTTACGCACCGAATGAGGGCAAATTGACACTTGGCAAGCACAAAACGGCAAGTTTATATGCGTGTCTACCAAAATATTAAATGAGCAGACTTAAAACCTAAACAAATAAACTATAAAATCGAGTGCACATACCAAACCAGTCATTCTCCCATCCCCATCACTATACATACATTAGTGGCCATACACATGGCTGTGCGGAAACATTTGCATCTACTTGTCATGTCTAGTAAATTAGGCATCAAATTCTATACAATGAGTGCAATTTCAGGCCCAAAATAGCCTCGCATCAGAGCCTGATAGGGCTCATACTAGGCTCCATGAATCATTCTATGACAGTGTAAATATTTGTTATTGATAAGCAGCAATGCTGCTATATACATAAAAGTGTACAGCTAGCTGCGAGTGCTAAAATAAGTTGGACTTCCTCATAACTCTTATAAACTCATTTTCGCTTATAAATCCGtctccatccttatcagCCTCCGCTATCATCTAAGAGATTTTTATATTATCCAATCTATCGTACCTGGTGTAACTCCTCATCCGATATAATTTCTCCGAGCTCCTCAGACACCCTCTTGAGGCTCTGCGCAAGTGTGATGCTATTTCGTGTATTTACCTGAAAACTGATCGTTCCAGTATTCGGATCGGCGAATAGTTGGTATGCTTTCATTATCTCTTCGAGAGGATCGCGTTCCAGCTGGTGGTGACGGTTAGAACAGGAGTGTATAGACTTACAACTTTGGAACTCATTATTGAAAAGTAATCCTCGTAGGAGATTGTCCCAGAACCATCCTTATCAACCATATTGAGAATGCCTCGTATCTGAAGACTATTATTCCATCAGGGGTCTCGTACCTCCTCCTTTGTTGGATCAAATCCCAACGCTTTCATAACAACTTTAAGCTCTTTGGCATCGATTCGTCCTAAATTTTCATGATTTACATGGAGAACAGCGGGGTGTAGATGATAAATAAAGGCAGCACGTTACCTGACTGGTTGGTATCAAAGATCTCAAATGCCTCCTTCAATTCAATTTTTTGATCATCAGTTAGTTCACGTCTCCTCCTGAATTGATGTGTAGAATTTATAGGCCCTAGGCGAGCGTGAGCAATCATTGGCCTCGTTagcattaaaatatgaGATTTTACATGTAAAAA
The sequence above is drawn from the Theileria equi strain WA chromosome 4 map unlocalized gcontig_1105471998858, whole genome shotgun sequence genome and encodes:
- a CDS encoding hypothetical protein (encoded by transcript BEWA_016500A) — its product is MNAGHDSSGLGASLKEEVGSYDDEQISTLEIINNLNIPIELGPNESFDIPTDLNSLIKKFELPYSGDLSIEDGNDSNSDGLEQPNDLSDGDYVPPVKGGHQQDVTMDIYGGLNQKLSMEIDSDYIKPLVKSKKKKSKAQVAKQQKVPVEVPITTMVENWAQCENCKKWRRLPFNVDTNKLPDTWVCALNVWDPIFNSCDVPEEKYPENTTQDLLPVDPLNPAVPLAPGIHNTLDLQVSGLVLPQAVKQDGSLHIKDLEDEPRLKRGQRNKKKESRTVSESGYYTRNMRTRNMDTRSRSVGSSKSSYSGRHIKTSALLDYSYEDTSRSQKRVSRQVSAPVTTGLTIVDEDAELVKLLLNKVPETSKHPLKDRLVLYSVNLFTLLATELPHSSLFLDNPRFSSDGTHVVPPPISIDATTDDNTANQDAPPVDIPRPHADVSGYGKDDGTITLGFAYKTTWPSIDPDTSTIDSVDDVDPNLDTSRSQLFAMFPKLASQIPELPLYAQENDKEDVSQDTQEFMVTRRGKRKRSRHALNKNVDVIDDPRANVIMEQDDVLNAVYSFAKQHEENSKRYRHCDPLKVASGNLLNIPIYYPKTAETPVNNIADQSDTQEQSAKAEDTYLPLELTSTPSTYFGSKKKEAEPSNNIQLERIRQELMMERVKSTYLKRIKTAHPDIEYPSPDLKRLSRRFKSRYEQTGESDPDNRSDYSGSFSKSPDQKSGSLESLASIYTQHNSQDDIAELSSDAYLDKDSSSLDISGLLFQSIPHDALSSAEFDKDAIKLLSTPIVYNGQELEDSAHSNEVDMNLLSLPIPDLASVLNTPPPVV
- a CDS encoding conserved hypothetical protein (encoded by transcript BEWA_016470A); the protein is MDSLVSNVVKKKHNKKSPKHRNATKGSKKTKKEAEKPVGHNSKAFTFSGGRRSVHRRVQHASEVLEKRLHKPKIHKDAQVPPPLVVVVQGPKGVGKSTLITSLVKQFAKRNISSINGPITFVSSKNRRLTIVECGNSMIDMIDCSKIADIAIVMIDAEYGFEMETFEFVNMMQTHGFPRIIGLCTHLDNFKDNKTLRKTKKVLKKRFWSEIYDGAKMFYFKDLQYGKYRKNDVNKLCRYLISQKPATISWRLSHPYSIGLRFEVLDSKSDKSSSDDSTVKCIFYGYIYGGKLNTNQGVHIPGAGDFIIESITNFQDPCEIDTEIRTLKDKNRNIYAPYSDVGNLILDDDAMYIQLYNTKEHFTQLPNEDPSSVSDAVKMVRELQQHSEVNKSSAPIEIIPGLEANAEEFAVEDSDTFDSEDSDTESVSSSENLSESLESTLLDDISNRVYRGDMEEDLHFKDFSKVLKDSLKKNWDVESLQELRNAKFINLSDEIDENENELPDNGDEDNEKMDRLREMEEKKMYSETLELENLGNVGQFVKICISGIPKSFIENIDMASHPIIIGGLQQSETGCGFLQLKIKRHRWHPKILKTNDPLLFSVGWRRFQSLPIYCMEDRNQTRTKMLKYTPEHLHCFANIYGPMAPPNFGILAIRNWERVKNYRISASGVIIGTNQNFKIVKKLKLLGEPYKIMKNTAFIKKMFNSELEVIKCIGSKIQTASGIRGQIKKAEDKNGSFRATFEDRILMSDLVILKSYVSIETKRFFNLMVDHSFRRVKNISELKPADVNRDSVYEKKELLRRPARHFNEIKVPKPIIEKLPFSARPKVFEKASTEEVRMDPSEREKTIATMLQRVHTIRKHRLKKRLELLKQHKIKKAVQNEKAEEIRKSKLREVKKEKYRKQGLKETIKKRELLL
- a CDS encoding signal peptide containing protein (encoded by transcript BEWA_016480A), translating into MKFIAVLCSFWLAVSCNAADQWVTLDFTNPDASRIQIVERVSYGVTSKDFVPNSGFRVEKVTSGNVTLWDGKKEEWCASTHYHNRDEVHLLHLETKDGTFDESVCFEKNSDGSWKKIDKMVFQNKLKQISHGSATAYDMHDVKAQERKARERATK
- a CDS encoding centrin, putative (encoded by transcript BEWA_016510A); the encoded protein is MLTRPMIAHARLGPINSTHQFRRRRELTDDQKIELKEAFEIFDTNQSGRIDAKELKVVMKALGFDPTKEEIRGILNMVDKDGSGTISYEDYFSIMSSKVLERDPLEEIMKAYQLFADPNTGTISFQSLKRVSEELGEIISDEELHQMIAEADKDGDGFISENEFIRVMRKSNLF
- a CDS encoding signal peptide containing protein (encoded by transcript BEWA_016490A) is translated as MRPLAILLVFVFLALGDALTLSNEAQSTRWFGKDKGKNQRKSNSNKYSKKQKKQHEKKKHDHHNYHEHEHHGDHKHEESAHTKHLRQIIYDDQDHEDHRQYHSHGHEYLHDKLMRDLREVVDRDLD